GTTGATTAATCACTGCTGGAGGAAAGAGATGCTGAGGCTGGTGAACTGGTTCCTGACCTTGTGTCCTTCCAGAGGATCTTCAGTCTGTCATGGGCCAGCTGGTGAAAGCGAGGACATCCCAGAAAATTGATTTGGACGACGACAGCAGGTGAGAACATCTGCtcaacatttcacacatttgtctgcacttaaaaatgcaaaatgactcCCGTGTCTTGCTGCCTCGCCTCCTGGTCTCTGTCAGGAAAGCTCTGGATTTCCCTGACGCCCTGTCTCTCCTGGAGGAGGCAGAAGGAGCTCCAGACCCTTTATTCGGAGTGATGCACATGCATCCTGCATGGGCCATGCCCAGTCCCAATACACTGATACAGGTACCCAAATGCACAAGCACGGAAACAAATGCAACACTTAGCAGACGTTTGTGAGCAAAGATAACTCTGGACATCGTCTACATGTCTGTGCTGATTAAAATAAgtgtcctcctcttctgtgCCTCTCAGATGGGTCAAGAGTATCTGAGAGAAGTCCCTCATGAGCATCCTGAGTTGacccctccagctgctgctgctgctgctgctactgctgctgctgctgcagcagctatAGACAGTGGTAAGACAACTTGATGTGCTGTGAtgacatgaataataatgacTGAATAATGATCTCCTCAGGGCACTGGGTCATCGCAGTagcagaaagcagaaacacGACAAAAATGACTCTCGAAAAGACAAATTAACCAGCAAATAAATtgatactgtaaatgtaataaaacgtctagaaaaaaatgcttaaattgCTGTTAACAGATTTTAACAGAGACTGAAAATCAGGATTATGAAGactatttttctgtctttataaaGTGATACACTAAATCTCAGGAATGCCCCTTTTatgcaaaaacatttgcatagGCCTGtcctaattaattaattaagctTTACAGAAAGATGTATACAAACATGTCCAGAAATGCACAGGACGTCAGCTTGCGTGCAGTAATGTGCACAGGAATACCAGGCAGATCCGGCAGAAATAGTGAGCAGCACATAGCAGAGAGATACTGTCGGTAAGGTCAGGGCAGACTGCCGTCAACAGCCTCCTCCTAATTGGCCGAGGCTGATGTGGTGTCAGGAAGCGCTGCGTAGCCGGATTTCACTCCACAGAGGAGAGCACTTTAATTGCAGCTTGATTTGCTGCATCCTCTCCTGCTGGTTTCACTTGCTTTTGTAGCTGTTGAAATAGTGGCTTTTTATTGACGTCATCCATATTTTTCCCAGTCCCAGTCTTAACGGCATCTCCAGAGGACATTACTCTGAGAGAGACGGAGCCACTCGCTCTCCCTGTTTCAGAGGTACAGCTGTCAAGTAGCTCATGCAAAGACAGACGTTTTATTAGATTTTCTACTGGTTTTCACTTGCGTTTCacccctcttttctctcttcttctctagTTTGATGGTGTGGAGCTTTTTGACCACTATCCAGATACTGTTGACTTCCTCTTGGCCCAAACAGATTACTTCCCAGAAGGTGTGTGGCATAGCTAGGAGCTCCTTTCTCTAACAAGACAAGGCTGACAACAAGGGCGTTTCTAACAGGACATgtggagatgcagagagaggaagtggcaccaggagaggaagagagggagatggaaagGGCTGGACGAGACGGAGACCTGGAGAAACTGCAAACCAAAGACCTCACGGGAGCGACTATTGGGTAAATTATCCAGCTGTGCCTCAGGACGTGGGTCACTctaaaccacacaaacacacaccgactGTGTTTCTACCTGTGTCAGATTACAGCCCACCAGCCTCTCCAGTGAAGACGCCATGCTGTCGCCACAGGAAGAGCCAGGTCCATCCGTGGAGGAGCCCGGACCCCCCGTAGACCAGCTGACCCCCGTCTCTGCGCCCGTCATGCCCTCCCTACCGCTTGCAGCAAGGGAACGGGAAAGACCAACTCTAGAGTTAGAGGTGCCACTTTGTCGAGAGACAGAATATGGTCCTGCTTTGTAATGAGGCACACTTTATAGAGGTGCTGTGACTAACTTTATTGTCAGTGAATGAATTATTTAGGATTTAtttataactttattgatcagCTATAAAGTATTACCAGGAACAGATGAAGGGGTTGCCAGGTTTAATCTGCTAAAGAAGCAGTTATTAATAAAGGTTGTTTACAAGTTCATCAGGTTCCTGCACTTAATAGTAATAGATATTAAATGGATTGTGGTCCAGTGATTTAAAGGTCTGTTGAAGGTTTTCCTTATGAATGAGTGagctaaacaaaataaatgtcaaccTGAAGGAGGATGAACACCAGCAAAAGGGATTTTAGTTAAAGTACAATTTATTAACCCATAATAAATGGTGTCTTACTATGTAGACTATATTTCACAGACGAAGGAAAGTTGTGGTAAATTTACCTCCCACACCCCTCCCTTTGCCCAGGATGTGCCTCCCCctgaggtgaagaggaggaggaagaggcagctgGTCTTCTTTGACCTGGAAACGCAGATTCCCcaggaggtgctgcagcagcagatcgACGACCCTAAGACTGAGACCAGGAGTCCGCCTCTCCCGCCGCCTTCCTCTCACAGGATGCTCTCTGCTGCCGAGCTCCTCAACAACCCCTGCACCTGTCAGTAACACACCTGTAAAAGACAGGATACAGCAGTGCACCCCCAACACACAGATTAAAGgttctgctcacacacacaggtgttttcaacCTGCCAGGTTGACGTTGGATGCTGGAAATTATGTGTCTGAACTGTAATGCACAAGTAGCAATAGGCCTTTTTTTGACAGGGGACATTTCCACAGAAGGAAGTAGTGGTGgtgttcatgctggctcactgtcacactgtcgtGGCTCGCTGGGACACCTGAACAGAATCGAGCCGTCGTTAATGAGCCACTCAGGCCTCAGAAGAAGTGAAAACACGAGCGTGGGTGGAGCGTGGGTTTTATTGTTAGAGCTTCATGCTGTTTCTAATATTTGTCACTGTGCAGTGGCATCTTTAAAGACAAaactcacatttatttatgtttttgtgtggttCTATGCGATGTATTGATCATCCGACTAATTGACAGAATTCATGACGCATGCCAGCATCACACAAAGGGGCATTTAGCCAAAGCCTTGTTGCTCtcatattt
Above is a window of Chelmon rostratus isolate fCheRos1 chromosome 8, fCheRos1.pri, whole genome shotgun sequence DNA encoding:
- the LOC121610319 gene encoding meiotic recombination protein REC8 homolog, which codes for MFYYPAVLTRHTGCFSTIWLVATKGIRVPRRDILKVDVKSTCDDIMTYVLEQVPPPRPGLPQPRFSLYLSSQLQYGVVIVYHRQCAIFLEDLQSVMGQLVKARTSQKIDLDDDSRKALDFPDALSLLEEAEGAPDPLFGVMHMHPAWAMPSPNTLIQMGQEYLREVPHEHPELTPPAAAAAAATAAAAAAAIDSVLTASPEDITLRETEPLALPVSEFDGVELFDHYPDTVDFLLAQTDYFPEGHVEMQREEVAPGEEEREMERAGRDGDLEKLQTKDLTGATIGLQPTSLSSEDAMLSPQEEPGPSVEEPGPPVDQLTPVSAPVMPSLPLAARERERPTLELEDVPPPEVKRRRKRQLVFFDLETQIPQEVLQQQIDDPKTETRSPPLPPPSSHRMLSAAELLNNPCTFLPDEVRSLWRRAATVTPVSGSELRVGERGPESTDSEGEREVIEAATTEEERLELQRVPRDVSEPEIFDIPGYGSLPLEASDQREASREISPMYTSGREGPPISSSASVLEDIPEVVDELLERAEAESSGLLPELAEQEAEPVLFQSLLPPGVDRRTVSGIFQRLLENLSARKVQAEQDEPYGDILILPGQGRGEDRTGQD